Proteins from a single region of Apium graveolens cultivar Ventura chromosome 7, ASM990537v1, whole genome shotgun sequence:
- the LOC141671622 gene encoding F-box/kelch-repeat protein At3g23880-like — MAVIRPNPTLSNDLISEILVRLPVKSILCFQLVCKDWLSLIKCPTFVKSQLLHAITTQTDPTFIISRYEHHQKKIFSLLHANSREIVADLQIPYSPGDFNTIIVGSANGIVCFVVAVNFPKYKASIYLWNPAIRRSKLIPSYSNELRRWLGYDGFGYDPIDDDYKVVRVLSRPSSSSKHRLFSAEVYSTNNNVWRKVLDPIDIPSMGNFDVCVNGYLCSIGKYGMMSFDLNKEVFNFATKLPVICDHDEARIIEFNKSIAIAILINASNDDETDWKLDRMLDKKINMWSLDDDTCLSGGGVEASWTMMFSIDLAMPVELCLGYFCNRDLLLLIRGNDYTWKSWNDYKWISCNADKREAKIIPLPVYMAKRNYYCDLDKYTESLVSLAGFEQVNWPAGGDDN; from the coding sequence ATGGCAGTGATTAGACCTAATCCCACACTTTCGAATGATCTAATAAGTGAGATTCTGGTACGCCTACCAGTAAAATCAATACTCTGTTTCCAATTAGTCTGCAAGGACTGGTTATCACTAATTAAATGCCCTACTTTCGTAAAATCTCAGCTTCTTCACGCAATCACAACTCAAACTGATCCAACTTTTATCATCAGCCGCTATGAGCATCACCAGAAGAAGATATTTTCTCTCCTTCACGCCAATTCTCGTGAAATTGTGGCTGATCTTCAGATTCCATATTCCCCAGGTGACTTTAATACTATAATTGTTGGTTCTGCTAATGGAATTGTTTGTTTTGTTGTTGCTGTTAATTTTCCAAAATACAAAGCTAGTATTTATCTTTGGAATCCTGCTATTAGACGATCCAAACTTATTCCGTCGTATAGTAATGAGCTTCGTAGGTGGCTTGGTTATGACGGGTTCGGTTATGACCCGATAGATGATGATTATAAAGTTGTTAGGGTTTTATCACGGCCTTCATCGTCTTCTAAGCATCGTTTATTTTCTGCTGAGGTGTATTCGACTAATAACAATGTTTGGAGAAAGGTGCTTGATCCAATTGACATTCCTTCGATGGGTAATTTTGATGTTTGTGTTAATGGATACTTGTGTAGTATTGGAAAATATGGTATGATGTCTTTTGATTTGAACAAGGAGGTATTCAATTTTGCTACTAAACTCCCTGTTATCTGTGATCATGATGAAGCTCGTATTATAGAGTTTAATAAGTCTATTGCTATTGCTATATTGATAAATGCATCGAATGATGATGAGACTGATTGGAAGTTAGATAGGATGTTGGACAAGAAAATTAACATGTGGAGTTTGGATGATGATACTTGCCTTAGTGGTGGTGGAGTTGAGGCGTCATGGACAATGATGTTTAGTATTGATTTAGCCATGCCAGTAGAACTTTGTCTTGGCTACTTCTGTAATAGGGATCTCCTACTGCTAATAAGAGGGAATGATTACACGTGGAAATCATGGAATGATTATAAGTGGATTTCGTGTAATGCCGATAAGAGAGAGGCAAAGATTATACCACTTCCAGTTTACATGGCTAAACGTAATTACTATTGTGATCTTGACAAGTATACGGAGAGCCTAGTTTCACTTGCAGGATTTGAACAAGTCAACTGGCCTGCTGGAGGAGATGATAATTAG